Part of the Desulfohalovibrio reitneri genome is shown below.
TTGGCCCGCGTGGTGGAGCGCACCGCCTCCATCATAGGCCTGGAGGTGACCCGCGAGGCCGCCCTGGCCATAGGGGCGCGGGCGCGCGGCACGCCGCGCATCGCCAACCGGCTCCTGCGCCGTGTGCGCGATTTCGCCCACGTTGACGGAAGGGAGTCGGTGGACGCGGATTCCGCTTCCGCCGCCCTGGACCGGCTGGACGTGGACCCCCTGGGTCTGGACCAGATGGACCGGGCCATCCTGAAGATGCTCATCGAGCAGTTCCAGGGCGGGCCGGTGGGCATCAAGACGCTGGCGGTGGGGCTCTCCGAGGAGGTGCGCACCCTGGAGGAAATCTACGAGCCCTTCCTCATCCAATCCGGCTTCATCAAGCGCACCCCGCGCGGCCGCGTGGCCACGGCCAAGGCCTATCAGCACATGAACATGATCTAAGGAGGCATCCGGTGCGCGTCATCGAGCCGTCATACGAGATTCTGCATTTTCCCGAGTCCCACGAGATGCTGCGCCTGCTCGAGCTGGCCGGGCGTGTCTGCTACAAGTCCGAGGACCGCATCAGCCAGGGCTCGGCCGAGGAGTTCATCGGCCGCATCGTGGCCCGGGGGCACGAGTCGGTCATCGAGCACGCCAACGCCAGCGTGCGCTTCATCTGCGACAGGGGCGTGACCCACGAGCTGGTCCGCCACCGGCTGGCGGCCTACTCCCAGGAGTCCACCCGGTACGCCAACTACGCCAAGGAGAAGTTCGGCAACGAGATCACCGTAATCCGCCCCTTTTTCTGGGAGGAGGACGACCGCCGCTACGTGCTCTGGCGCGAGGCCATGGAGGCGGCGGAGAAGGCCTACCTGGGTCTCATCGAGGCCGGGGCCAAGGCGCAGGAGGCGCGCAGCGTACTGCCCAACTCCCTCAAGACCGAGATCGTCATGACCGCCAACCTGCGCGAATGGCGTCACGTCTTCCGCCTGCGCTGCGATACGGCCTCACACCCGCAGATGCGGCAGAGCATGCTGCCGGTACTGGCCGATTTCCACCGCCGCCTGCCGGTGCTTTTCAGCGACCTGTGGGAGCGGTTCGGGGGCGGGAGCGCCGAAATTCCCGCGTGATCGCCAATTTTATTCCTACCAAATGACTCCGAAGCCGGTCCCGTGGGCCGGCTTCTTTGTATTCGCCCGTCAACGTTTATCGAGAAATAGCTAATTGTGTCGGCATGTTGTTCAGTTTTTCTCCGGGAAGAGGTGAGTTTTTTCTTGACACAAATGTCATGGGCATCAATGTGCGTAAGTTCGAAAATTTCATTTTCGGTTTGAAATTTGAAGTAATTTGTATCATGTCTTGTGGAAAACTTTTTTGATCCGTTCGGCAAGACCTTCTTGACCTCGCCGGGAAGGCACGGCTCAAGCCCCTCACAGCCGACCCCATCGCAAGCGGCAAATCCCCTTTTTCTTTGAAATCGTCATTTCTTGCAGAGGCTTATGCTGTAGATAACCAGCCGAGCCTCCCCCGGCTTTGCGGGGCATATCCCACGTTGCGGTATGGCCCAAAGGATGGTTTTACCTTTGCCCATGAAACACGGTTGGGCACACATAAAAACGCTCCTCGAAAAACGTTTGAACCCCGGTCTGTTCAAGGTCTGGATCAAGCCCCTGGATGCCGATCTGCAGGACGGCAAGCTGACACTGACCGCGCCCAACGGGTTCGTGGCCAGCTGGGTGCGGGACAGGCTGCTGGACTCCATCAAGGAGGCGGCGGCCCAGGTTTTGGGAGGCGATCCGGAGGTCGAGGTCAAGGCGTCCGATGCGCCACGCGCCAAGTCCGGCGGGGGTCAACTGGTGGAGTCCGCCACCCGCGTCATTCCTTCGGGACAGTCCGCTCCCGCGAGAAACAGAGCCCCGGCGGCCAGGGGCGGGCAGAACTGGCGCTTCTCCTTCGACGACTTCGTGGTCGGTCCCTCCAACGCCCTGGCCCACGCCGCCTCGCAAAGCGTCTGCCAGCAGTCGCTGGAGGCGGACCAGCTTTTCCTCTGCTCGGCTCCGGGGCTGGGCAAGACGCATCTGCTGCAGGCCATAGGCGACCATCTGGCCCGCACGGCCAACACCTCCACAGTACGGCTGCGCTATCTCACGGCCGAGGAGTTCGCCACCCGCATGGTCCTTGCTCTCAAGCAGGGGGATATCGGCCGTTTCAAATCCGAGTTCCGCGAGAGCGTGGACCTGCTGCTTATGGAGGACATCCACTTCCTGCAGGGCAAGGAGAAGATCCAGGACGAGTTGCTGTGCACCCTCAAGGCGCTGCAGTCGCGGGGGGCAAAGGTGGTATTCACCTCCTCCTTCCTGCCGCGCGAGCTCTCCG
Proteins encoded:
- the thyX gene encoding FAD-dependent thymidylate synthase; the protein is MRVIEPSYEILHFPESHEMLRLLELAGRVCYKSEDRISQGSAEEFIGRIVARGHESVIEHANASVRFICDRGVTHELVRHRLAAYSQESTRYANYAKEKFGNEITVIRPFFWEEDDRRYVLWREAMEAAEKAYLGLIEAGAKAQEARSVLPNSLKTEIVMTANLREWRHVFRLRCDTASHPQMRQSMLPVLADFHRRLPVLFSDLWERFGGGSAEIPA
- the dnaA gene encoding chromosomal replication initiator protein DnaA, with the translated sequence MKHGWAHIKTLLEKRLNPGLFKVWIKPLDADLQDGKLTLTAPNGFVASWVRDRLLDSIKEAAAQVLGGDPEVEVKASDAPRAKSGGGQLVESATRVIPSGQSAPARNRAPAARGGQNWRFSFDDFVVGPSNALAHAASQSVCQQSLEADQLFLCSAPGLGKTHLLQAIGDHLARTANTSTVRLRYLTAEEFATRMVLALKQGDIGRFKSEFRESVDLLLMEDIHFLQGKEKIQDELLCTLKALQSRGAKVVFTSSFLPRELSGVDRQLASRVGSGFLANIENPDLETRIRIVEQKALRYHSVSIPEEVSSLMAERICSDVRQLESCLQNLVLKAKLLNQRITLDLAMQVLSNYEMEPNSPDMDQIVKAVCSTFRLNASDLKSKSRKQGIVMARNTAFFLARKYTDLSLKDIGERFNRRHSTVLKGITKVEREISMKTPHGRQLERAMDLLEM